Proteins encoded together in one Benincasa hispida cultivar B227 chromosome 1, ASM972705v1, whole genome shotgun sequence window:
- the LOC120068860 gene encoding elongator complex protein 5 isoform X1: MAESICRALRDGALQGELAPALTIKDSINSPFGFHAFAHVLAQLLSNILAGKSQSRGLVLLAFSRSPAYYVELLKKRGLNVGSSTKWIQILDCYTDPLGWKQRFMEGEKFSNFDQDVSNLSHTCTNVRDMDELFSSIITLGKAGFVGEGTVRFCVAIDSVTDMLRHSSTSALAGLLSGLRSNDSVSSTFWLVHEDLHEEKVIAAVEYMSSIVAMVEGLTSSPHMRRSNLDNSYLEHSSTKGRFHVRIKRRNGRVRVICEDFNVEPSGIKFTSISSEDAVISQGLIPKVQFNLQLSEKERNDRARVVLPFEHQGNGEPIQIYDGRRSLPETKDDETPLMTSEKGKDKGSGKGEIVYFRDSDDEMPDSDEDPDDDLDI; the protein is encoded by the exons ATGGCGGAATCTATTTGCAGAGCACTTAGAGACGGTGCGTTACAGGGAGAGCTAGCGCCTGCTCTCACCATAAAGGACTCCATCAATTCGCCATTTGGGTTTCACGCCTTTGCCCATGTTCTGGCGCAGCTCTTGAGCAATATTTTGGCCGGTAAATCGCAGTCTCG AGGCCTCGTTCTACTTGCGTTCTCTCGAAGTCCGGCGTATTATGTTGAGCTGTTGAAGAAGAGAGGGTTGAATGTTGGATCGTCTACTAAATG GATTCAAATTTTGGACTGTTATACAGATCCTCTTGGTTGGAAGCAACGTTTTATGGAGggtgaaaaattttcaaattttgaccaaGATGTTTCAAATTTATCTCATACTTGTACAAATGTGAGGGATATGGATGAacttttctcttcaattattaCACTTGGAAAAG CAGGATTTGTTGGAGAAGGAACCGTACGCTTTTGTGTTGCCATAGACTCT GTAACTGATATGTTGAGACATTCATCTACATCAGCACTTGCAGGTCTGTTAAGCGGCCTTCGGAGCAACG ATTCGGTTTCAAGTACATTTTGGTTGGTACATGAAGACCTTCATGAGGAAAAGGTCATAGCTGCCGTTGAATATATGTCCTCCATAGTGGCAATGGTTGAGGGATTAACTTCATCCCCACATATGCGCAGAAGCAATCTGGACAATTCCTATCTTGAACACAGCTCTACAAAAGGGAGGTTTCATGTGCGGATTAAACGTAGAAATGGACGTGTTCGAGTCATT TGTGAAGATTTTAATGTCGAGCCGTCGGGCATTAAATTTACATCCATTTCATCTGAAGATGCAGTCATCAGTCAAGGCCTTATACCGAAG GTGCAGTTCAATCTTCAGTTGTCGGAGAAAGAGCGAAATGACAGGGCCAGAGTTGTTCTTCCTTTTGAGCATCAAG GAAATGGTGAACCGATACAAATATACGATGGTCGGCGATCTCTTCCTGAAACCAAAGATGATGAGACACCTCTCATGACCAGTGAGAAAGGCAAGGATAAAGGATCGGGAAAGGGTGAGATCGTATATTTTCGTGATTCAGATGATGAGATGCCAGACTCTGATGAGGACCCGGACGATGATTTAGACATATAA
- the LOC120068860 gene encoding elongator complex protein 5 isoform X2, translating into MAESICRALRDGALQGELAPALTIKDSINSPFGFHAFAHVLAQLLSNILAGKSQSRGLVLLAFSRSPAYYVELLKKRGLNVGSSTKWIQILDCYTDPLGWKQRFMEGEKFSNFDQDVSNLSHTCTNVRDMDELFSSIITLGKGFVGEGTVRFCVAIDSVTDMLRHSSTSALAGLLSGLRSNDSVSSTFWLVHEDLHEEKVIAAVEYMSSIVAMVEGLTSSPHMRRSNLDNSYLEHSSTKGRFHVRIKRRNGRVRVICEDFNVEPSGIKFTSISSEDAVISQGLIPKVQFNLQLSEKERNDRARVVLPFEHQGNGEPIQIYDGRRSLPETKDDETPLMTSEKGKDKGSGKGEIVYFRDSDDEMPDSDEDPDDDLDI; encoded by the exons ATGGCGGAATCTATTTGCAGAGCACTTAGAGACGGTGCGTTACAGGGAGAGCTAGCGCCTGCTCTCACCATAAAGGACTCCATCAATTCGCCATTTGGGTTTCACGCCTTTGCCCATGTTCTGGCGCAGCTCTTGAGCAATATTTTGGCCGGTAAATCGCAGTCTCG AGGCCTCGTTCTACTTGCGTTCTCTCGAAGTCCGGCGTATTATGTTGAGCTGTTGAAGAAGAGAGGGTTGAATGTTGGATCGTCTACTAAATG GATTCAAATTTTGGACTGTTATACAGATCCTCTTGGTTGGAAGCAACGTTTTATGGAGggtgaaaaattttcaaattttgaccaaGATGTTTCAAATTTATCTCATACTTGTACAAATGTGAGGGATATGGATGAacttttctcttcaattattaCACTTGGAAAAG GATTTGTTGGAGAAGGAACCGTACGCTTTTGTGTTGCCATAGACTCT GTAACTGATATGTTGAGACATTCATCTACATCAGCACTTGCAGGTCTGTTAAGCGGCCTTCGGAGCAACG ATTCGGTTTCAAGTACATTTTGGTTGGTACATGAAGACCTTCATGAGGAAAAGGTCATAGCTGCCGTTGAATATATGTCCTCCATAGTGGCAATGGTTGAGGGATTAACTTCATCCCCACATATGCGCAGAAGCAATCTGGACAATTCCTATCTTGAACACAGCTCTACAAAAGGGAGGTTTCATGTGCGGATTAAACGTAGAAATGGACGTGTTCGAGTCATT TGTGAAGATTTTAATGTCGAGCCGTCGGGCATTAAATTTACATCCATTTCATCTGAAGATGCAGTCATCAGTCAAGGCCTTATACCGAAG GTGCAGTTCAATCTTCAGTTGTCGGAGAAAGAGCGAAATGACAGGGCCAGAGTTGTTCTTCCTTTTGAGCATCAAG GAAATGGTGAACCGATACAAATATACGATGGTCGGCGATCTCTTCCTGAAACCAAAGATGATGAGACACCTCTCATGACCAGTGAGAAAGGCAAGGATAAAGGATCGGGAAAGGGTGAGATCGTATATTTTCGTGATTCAGATGATGAGATGCCAGACTCTGATGAGGACCCGGACGATGATTTAGACATATAA